In Natronomonas salsuginis, the genomic window GCTGGATTCCGCACAACGTGCCGTTTCCAGCGCTGCAGGAGCAGTACGAGTACATCGAGGAACACGCCGAGGAGGCGGGTCGCGACGCGACGATCGACGTTACGCCGTACGTGCCGAGCGCTGTCACCGACGACTCCGAGGATGCCAAAGACGTGGTTCGGGGCCACATCGCCTACTACGTCGGCAACGGGAAGGGCTACGAGAACGCGGTCGGCGAACTGTTCCCGGAGAACGCGACGGCCGTCGCCGAGGCGTGGCGCGAGGGCGACCGGGGGGCCGCCGCCGCCGCGGTCACCGACGAGATGGTCGAGGCGCTGGGCGTCGCCGGGACGCCCGACGAGGCACGCGAGCAGTTCCAAGCCATCGCCGACATCGACTGCGTGACGCGACCGATGGTGACGATCCCGAGCAACGCCGACGAGGAGACGGTCGAGCGGACGATCGAAGAGCTCGCGCCGGCGAGCTACTAGCGTGATTCGAGCGTAATCAGGAGTTCCACGAGTTTTACTGACTGATTTTTTGCGTCGTTACAGCATTGCTCCGACGATATTATGCCCACACACATCCATAATTATTCTACACGCACGAGCCTGCGAACACACGTCGACCTCCGACCGGCGAGTCAGTGAGTGTCTCCCGGATGTTGTTCCAACGCGTAGCGGACGGGGAGATCGTCGCAGCATATAGCAGCCGGGACACTCAGACTGATCCAGCAACCCGATGCGATTCCCGACTCTCCCCGGAAGATCGTCCGACTGCTGATCGGGCAGGTACGAAGCCAGCTCGCGGATCGAGAGCGTCCGTGCTCGGTTCGAACATCAAAATAAGATGATACCACCGCTCCTCCGACGATGCCCCGAGTGCGGACGCGTCGCCCTGGGCCGCAGTTTCGTCGTCGTCGACGACGATGGTCAGTCTCTCGTCGAGTGTCCACGGTGTGGACACCGGTTCGAACCCATGGAAAACCCGTGGCTGAATTGAGTGATTCGGCACGTAGTCTAGCGAAATCGGATGAGAAGTGAAGAGTGGACAGTTCGTCGAAACCGACGTCTTCGTCAGGTGAAGACTGCTCAGGGGCGTTATCGCGTACATGGAAAGAAGCGCAGTGAGGCATTAACGAACGAGCTGCTCGAGGAGTGAGTGATTCACGCGACGCCCAGATCTGCTCAAGGAGAGTTTGGACACCGCTACTCTTGAATGTTGGCGGCGGGAGCGAACGACTCCTGGACAAAACGACCTCGATACTTGTTGAGTCAACGAAGCGTTCACCGCACAATCAGTGTACGTCATGTACCGGCTCGGTATCCCGCGCGATCGGATGAACCCGCTCGGCGGGACGGTTGCCTACGGTCTCCCGATCGGCGCGTCGGGCAGCATGTTGATGGTTCAACCGTATTCTCGCTCTGAAGCTATAATAGTAGCAACTCACGAATCAGATCTGCTCTCTCTCTGAGATCAACGATTCGGCTTTTTGCAACCAGCCGCCATACCTGATGCCGAGGTACGCTATAATCACCCAGATCACGTATGTTAAAAATATTCCAACATATATGCCGGGCAACCCATAGTCTAGAAGTATTCCCAGGAGATAAGACATACCGAGCATACATGTTATGACGCCGGTCAAACGGGCATAAAGTGGCGTTCGAGTATCACCTGCACCCCGCAATGCGCCCGCGAGTGTGAAAAACGTACCAAATAGTACGGTAGAGATGCTGAAAAGCCAGGTGAATGTTATTGCGTAGCCTGCAGTTGTCGGATCACTAGTAAACCGTGGAATAAGCGGCTCGGCAACAACAAATAAAATAATGCCGACAGCAAAAAGCACAGCTACACTGAACGAAATAATATGTCTGAGCTTCTTTTGAGCGACTTCTGGGCGACCTTCACCTAATGTTTGACCTATGATAATACTCGAGACGGTTGAGAGCGAGCGTGAAATCGGACCGGTTACCTGCTGAAAAATCCGCCGACCGATGTGGTATGCAGCGTTTGCTTCCGTTCCAAATAGGAGTAATAAAGCGTTAAATGGAAAGTTCGCAAGCGAGGTACTCATACCCTCGAAAAAATTTGGGACGCTAAGTAAGACGATCTGTTTTGTAATTGTATAATTAAACTGACGGTCAAACGAGAGTGGACCATAATTGCTCACGAAAAGGCCGACAATGAAAATCATTTCAGTTGTTCGTCCAACAAAAGTACCGATCCCAACACCAACGATTCCAAGGCTAGGAAACCCAAGTAAGCCCAATCCTAGCAACACTGTCACGACGATATTGACGATGTTGGCAGATCCATTTACTAATAATGGCGTCCGTGTATCGCCGGCCCCTTGCAGAGACCTTGCACCAACTATACTAATAATCCGCATTGATGCAGCAGAAAGCACGATCATTAGATAAGTACCGCCCAAGAGAACTACTTCAGATTCAGCACCGAGAAGTTCTATGAAACTGTTGCTAAATAACAGGCCAATAATAGTGAACGGGATACCACATAACGCACCAATGAGCATCGCTTGAGTTACTACTCGGTCTCGCGTGGTCACTGCTCCTCTTCCAGTATCCTGACTAGAGATCGCAATTGATGCAGTGCCCAAGCCCAGACCGACTCTTAATGGTATTTGAGCATATAGATCAGCGAGGCCAACAGCAGCGACAGCTACCGGCGAAAATAATCCCGTAACAATGACATCAATCGTCCGCATTAAGGTATTTAACAACTGTTCTAGGGTTATTGGCCATCCCAACTGGACCACTCGTTCCCATGTCTCTTTTTGCTCAGAAATATCGACCATTTAATTGAGCATACTCTCAATTACGCCAATAGGCGAATACAAAATGAGCACAGATACCGAATATCGTACGATCAACTAAATAAATTAGTAGAATTCGTGAGGTTCATCAGCCAATTCACCATGCCAAAGATTTAGGAACCCGGTCATGGTTTGGGCTAATTCTTTCGGATGTTCTAAGAAGATCATGTGTCCGCAATGGTTAATGATGTTCATATGAACTTTATCATTGTGTTCTCCGATCATATCGTACGCTGCCATCGCCATTAGTGGTGGTACAGTTGGATCATCACGGCCGAACACATACAGCACAGGCATATCGAGAACGCCATCTTTAATTCGGATATGTGTTTCTTTCATTTCTTCATCGAGCGTCTGTTGCCAGTGCTCCATCTGGCCTTCCTCGTTCATAATCCGATCTGTCTCGAGTGCCTTTTTTGTATTTTCTAGGTATGCACAGATCTCCAGTCGCTCATCAGTAATGTAATCTCTCTGGTGAGAGTATTGGGAGTAAAAGTACTCCATGTACTCTGGACCCGTTTTTTCTAAGCCAAGCTCATCCTGCTTGAAAATAATATCTCGTCGGTGATGTCCGTCACCTGCTGCAGGCCCGAGTGTCGCACTGTTGCAGATTATTAAGCTATCGATCATTTCGGGGACTTCAACGGCAACGCGGGTAACGAGGCCGCCACCTCGAGACCATCCTGCAATATGACATGAATCGAGACCCAGAGCCTCGATAAACCCGATTATGTGGTTAATATCAGATTCATATCTGAAATCTTCGGGATCGTCTGGATTATCAGTCATTCCACAACCAATCCGGTCGACAGCTAACACACGATACTCCTCGGAAAGATACTCGAATGTTTCTGACCAGGAATTCGCGCTACTGGAACCGCTCCAATTATTTCCGTGGACTAAAATAAGTGGTTCACCTTCACCAATATCGTAATATCGTGTGTTTATTCCGTCGAGGTTGCCGTATTGGACGTCGATGTACTTCGGTTCGTACCCCTTGATCGCAGCATCTTTGTCAACATCAGCAAACTGTTGTTCTGTTTCGCTCATAGTTTGTCAAGTATTGTATATTACTTGGGGTCCATTTCCAAGTATTAGTGACAGATTGGAAAAAGGCAAACATACATATAAATTTTCTGTGCTAATGGTACTAATAACTGGAGTAGTATAAACACATTAAACAATTTTTCCGAATTGTTGGACAATCTCGGCTGGAACGCGCAGTGAAAAATAACTGTGTCGTGCCGTAATCGTTTGCGCCCCTTAATTCCATTATATTGTACTTACGATCAATTCTTCACCACACAAATTAACTTATACTGGCCAAAGAATTATATACGTACACCAAATCTCGTTCTATTGCAACAATGGAACCCAACCGACGGCAGTTCATCAAAGGTCTATCTGCTCCCGTAGGAGCAACACTACTTGCAGGTTGTTCAGGCGGTGGCGAATCTAATACGCAAGGCGGAAACGGCGGAAATGGAGGAAATGGAGGAGGCCAAACTGGTGCGGAACTTTTCCCGAACAGAGAACTCAATCTCGCGGTAGCAGCTGCCAGTGACTCTACTGTCGATCAGCACCAGACCGGTGGCATCCAGAATGCCGCGGCTATTACCCTTACCTACGAGCGATTGATCGACCGGGATTTAGAGGGTAATATGCAGCCAATGCTTGCCACAGACTGGGGGAGAGAAGAGCCAGGTCGATTCAGATGTGAATTGCGTGAGGGCGTGTCATGGCACAATGGTGATGAATTCACTGCTGAAGATGTCGCTTTCAGCGTAGATCGGATTCAGGATCCGGACGTCCATCTCACGAGTGATCTTCAAGGGAATCTCCCTGGTATTACTGGCACAGAGATTATCGACGACTATACAATCGATATACTCTCTGATGGGTTCAACTCCTTTGTGGAGACTGCTCTTTCGCACTTCCTGGGGCTAGTGATTGTTAACAAGGACTGGATCGAAGCCCGCGACCCCTCGGAAACGGCTATAAATGCGATGGGTACCGGACCGATGCAGTTGGTTGATGTAGAAACGGGAGGTGTGAGTGCTACATTTGAAATCTTTGAGGATTACTGGGGAGAACTACCAGAGTGGGCAAATAGTGTCGACACGGTTACAATTAACTGGATTGGAGAAAGCTCCAGTCGGGTTTCTGGATTGCGTGCTGAAGAATACATGATCGCAGAATCTGTTCCACCAGCGGATGTGCAGACGATAGAACAGGCAGAGAATCTGTCTTTGAATACGTCCCCCACATCACGTGTAATTAAAATTGTGATGGATCAGCGTCAAGAGCCGTGGAACATCTGGGAGATGCGAGAAGCGATGAATCTCGCCGTTGACCAAGATGCCTACATTAATGACATCATGGACGGGTTTGCTGTGAAGTCCACTCAGCCGACATTACCACAGATGTTCGGGTACGATCCGGATATCGAACCGATCGGCTATGATCCCGACCGTGCCGAAGAACTCATCGACGAAGCGGGCTTCTCCGGGATCGAACTCCAACTAACAGTTCCAACCGGGCGATACCTGCTTGGTGAAGAGTTCGGGCTTGCACTCGTTGATCAGATAAATCAACTCTCGAATGTAACCTGTGAGGCCGATATAGTTGATTACGGTAATTTCACTGATGCATGGGTGTCGAGCCGGCCACTGGATATGGACTTCTTTATCGTTGGATATGGTCATCCGGCATGGGATGGCCGTGAGACGATAAATTCTACACTGCTAAACACGGATTCACAGAGCCGTTTTGGTGAAAACCCACGGTACGATGAGTTGCAAGATCTGTTCGACCGGTCCATTCGAGCACCCAGAGATGAAGCAGAAGAACTTACCAAAGAGATGAATCGCTTGTGTGTTGAAGAGCGGTGTTGGGTTTTCCTACACGGTCAGCAGGCTTTGATTGGTCACAACAATGCCCTTGATTACCGAGGGCGCCAGGATGAACTGGTTACCCCACTGGACAGTGGAATTAACCAATAGGCAGTAGATACTAACTTTTTATGACGGATTTGATGAAATTCGCGCTTCGACGGGTCGGTCAATCAGTTGCGGTCGTGTGGGGAATAATCACACTGGTGTTCCTCCTACGATTCTTAACACCGATAGATCCCGCAACGTTGGTTGCACCTGATGATGCCACACCGGCACTAATCGAGCAGATCAGACAAGATCTGGGTCTTACCGATCCGATCATTGTTCAGTATTTCCGCTACCTATCCGAAGTAGCACGAGGCGACCTAGGATTTTCCTACGGTAGTGGAGTGCACGTGAATGAATTGATCGTGAATGCACTTCCTGCGACGCTGGAGTTGGCGTTCGCCTCTCTCATCTTCGCGGTGATATTCTCGATTCCACTCGGGGTGTTGAGCGCAAAAAGAAGAGGTACCAACACGGATGCCACGACAAATATCATCTCACTAGGTGGACTCAGTACACCAAACTTCTGGCTTGGAATAATGTTGATTCTGCTGGTGCCTGTTCAGTTGGGCGTTCTACCGACCGGTGGCAGGGTTGCACCAACCGAAAGTCTGCTAGAGTGGACGAAACACATGATATTGCCGACTGTTGCGCTTGGTACGTACTTTATGGCACTTCTGTTTCGGATGACACGAAACAACGTCATCGAGGAGCTCAACAAAGAATACGTGAGAGCAGCGCGTGCGAAAGGCCTGCCTGAAAACATCATAACAGTAAGATATGTTTTGCAGAATAGTATGGCTCCTGTAATTACGGTTGCAGGTCTCCAGCTAGGTCTATTGATCGGTGGCTCTGTTGTCGTTGAAGCGGTATTTAATTGGCCAGGACTTGGGTCGCTATTCATTCAAGCATTAAATACTGCAGATTGGCCAATAATGCAGGGCATTTTAATTGTCGTAGGAATCGGTTATGTTTCAATAAACATCTTAGTTGACATACTCAATGCGAAACTCAACCCACAGGTGAACCTCTCATGATCAAAAGACGAACACTTCAGAGCCTCAAAGATGAATTACGTTCGAATCCCACAGCCATTATTGGAGTATTCATTTTCACGGTGCTCATTTTTGGTGGTGTCTTCGCGCCAATTTTAGCACCACATAACCCCACAACGCAGTATTCCGATCGAACGCACCAACCACCGCTAGGGTTTGGTGGAGAATCAGAACAGACACAGCTCGTCGACGGAGAAATACAAACTGTCGTCGCGGACAACAGTGGGACGCTAAACCATATGTTGGGCACGGACGCGAACGGTCGCGATATACTATCTCGATCGCTCTACGGGTTGCGAACTTCGCTCTTGGTAGCAGTAACTGCAATGATACTGTCACTTATAGTCGGAACTACATTTGGATTGATCGCCGGGTACTACGGTGGGAAAACAGATGATACGATTATGAGGTTTGTGGACGTTATATTGGCATTTCCGTCGCTTCTCATGGCATTAGCACTGTTTGGGATTCTTGGACCCATGACTGTGTCCGTCCCAGACCCCTTTGCTGCGTTAGGATTGGTAGAGAACCGTCCTGAGACAACCCCGTTCCCGGGGACTGTCACCCTCGCCATCTCTGCAGTAATATGGGTGTGGATAGCTCGGGTCGCACGGTCCGAAGCGAGACAGGTGAGGAACCTAGATTACGTTACTGCTGGGAAAACGATGGGAATGAGTGATTTTGGAATTATAAAAAATCACGTTCTCCCAAACAGTCTGACACCGATACTCGTATTGGGTACCGTCCAGCTCGCAACAATTATTATCATCGAGAGTTCATTATCATTCCTTGGATTTTCCGGGACCACCTTGTCTCTCGGATTTGACATCGCTTTCGGGAGGGATTACCTCTCAAACTCTTGGTGGATTTCGTCCGTCCCAGGGTTATTCATTGTTGCAGCAGTGATATCCATCAACTTACTCGGGGATTGGTTCCGGGATGCTCTTGATCCAGACATTCAAGGAGGTGGCAGATGAACGACGCCCATCCACTCCTTCGAGTGCGAGATCTATCAACGAAATTCTTCACCAAAGAGGGAACAATCAATGCTGCCGACAAGATCAGCTTCGACGTAAACGAGGGTGAGATACTATCGATTGTAGGCGAAAGTGGTAGTGGGAAAAGCGTCACTGGAAGATCCCTACTCGGACTCATCGAGTCTCCGGGTAAGATCGTCAACGGAGAGATCTGGTATCGATCGCCAAGTCTTAGAGAGGAGCTAGATGGTGATATGGTAGATGGCGAGTATATAAATCTTCTGTCAGTTTCGTCGTCGATCAGAAGTTCATTACTGGGTAAAGATTTCAGTATGATTTTCCAGGATCCCGAAGAAAGTTTCAACCAATCGCTAACAGTCGGAAGACAGATCGCAGAAGCGGTTGAGGTCAACAAGCGTGCTGAAAATGGAGAGACGTACAGCAATATCGATTTATTAAAAGATATTGTGACACCTGGTGCGCAATATATCTCTGAGGAGAGCTACGATCGAGCAGTCGAATTACTCAAGTTAGTAGATATCCCGGATTACACAGAACGAGCCGACGAGTATCCCCACCAGTTTAGTGGCGGGATGCTACAGCGGGCAATGATTGCGCAGGCGATCGCGTGTGATCCAGAATTCCTCGTCGCTGATGAACCGACGACGGGATTAGATGTAACTATTCAAGCAGGTGTGATCAACCTGCTCAAAAATCTGCAAAACGAGTTAGATCTTACAGTACTGTTGATCACCCACAACCTCGGAGTTGTCTCACGACTTGGGGATAGAACGGCGGTGATGTATGCTGGTGAATTATTCGAGGTAGGGCCAACAGATAAAGTCCTCAATAGTCCGGAAAACCCCTACACGGAAGGCCTGTTGAATAGTTTGCCCGACTTGACCGATAGTAACAAGTACATCGAGCCAATCTCGGGGAATGTTCCCAGCCTGTTGGATAGTGAAATGGGGCTCGGCTGTTCATTTGCCGATCGCTGTCCTGCAGCGACCGACGAATGTACAGGCTCACCTCCGCCAACGAGAGCTGTAAATGGCGACTCTGGCCATCGTGTGACCTGCCTTCATGCCGGTGATGGAGACACTGAAGTTCCGATATCCATCGAAACAAACCCAACGCGCGAAGAGCCACGACAAGATACTAACTCAAAGAACATAGCAAACAATGACTGATAACATATCACAGTCGACCGATCGGACACGTCTCAATACTCAACAGCCGTCGCTATCACCTGAAAGCAGGGAGGAAACGAGATCAATTACTCATCGACCGATATTGGAAGTCAACGATTTAAAGAAACACTACATAGACTCCACAGGAATTGTCAATCGAATTCGGTCTGCAAAACCTGATCGAGTTCACGCCGTCGACGGTGTTTCGTTTACTGTATCTCGTGGAGACACTGTTGGAATCGTAGGTGAATCCGGGTGTGGTAAATCAACGTTAGCCGAGACATTGGTTGGACTTAAAAAGCCCACGTCGGGTAACGCTACCCTATTTGAAAACGATATTCATGAGTGGGTAGATCAAAACAGAAAGCGATTCGCTAGGAATGTCCAGTTTGTATTTCAAGATCCGTCTTCTTCTCTGGATCCTAAAATGACAATTCGTGA contains:
- a CDS encoding MATE family efflux transporter produces the protein MVDISEQKETWERVVQLGWPITLEQLLNTLMRTIDVIVTGLFSPVAVAAVGLADLYAQIPLRVGLGLGTASIAISSQDTGRGAVTTRDRVVTQAMLIGALCGIPFTIIGLLFSNSFIELLGAESEVVLLGGTYLMIVLSAASMRIISIVGARSLQGAGDTRTPLLVNGSANIVNIVVTVLLGLGLLGFPSLGIVGVGIGTFVGRTTEMIFIVGLFVSNYGPLSFDRQFNYTITKQIVLLSVPNFFEGMSTSLANFPFNALLLLFGTEANAAYHIGRRIFQQVTGPISRSLSTVSSIIIGQTLGEGRPEVAQKKLRHIISFSVAVLFAVGIILFVVAEPLIPRFTSDPTTAGYAITFTWLFSISTVLFGTFFTLAGALRGAGDTRTPLYARLTGVITCMLGMSYLLGILLDYGLPGIYVGIFLTYVIWVIIAYLGIRYGGWLQKAESLISEREQI
- a CDS encoding alpha/beta fold hydrolase, with amino-acid sequence MSETEQQFADVDKDAAIKGYEPKYIDVQYGNLDGINTRYYDIGEGEPLILVHGNNWSGSSSANSWSETFEYLSEEYRVLAVDRIGCGMTDNPDDPEDFRYESDINHIIGFIEALGLDSCHIAGWSRGGGLVTRVAVEVPEMIDSLIICNSATLGPAAGDGHHRRDIIFKQDELGLEKTGPEYMEYFYSQYSHQRDYITDERLEICAYLENTKKALETDRIMNEEGQMEHWQQTLDEEMKETHIRIKDGVLDMPVLYVFGRDDPTVPPLMAMAAYDMIGEHNDKVHMNIINHCGHMIFLEHPKELAQTMTGFLNLWHGELADEPHEFY
- a CDS encoding ABC transporter substrate-binding protein — encoded protein: MEPNRRQFIKGLSAPVGATLLAGCSGGGESNTQGGNGGNGGNGGGQTGAELFPNRELNLAVAAASDSTVDQHQTGGIQNAAAITLTYERLIDRDLEGNMQPMLATDWGREEPGRFRCELREGVSWHNGDEFTAEDVAFSVDRIQDPDVHLTSDLQGNLPGITGTEIIDDYTIDILSDGFNSFVETALSHFLGLVIVNKDWIEARDPSETAINAMGTGPMQLVDVETGGVSATFEIFEDYWGELPEWANSVDTVTINWIGESSSRVSGLRAEEYMIAESVPPADVQTIEQAENLSLNTSPTSRVIKIVMDQRQEPWNIWEMREAMNLAVDQDAYINDIMDGFAVKSTQPTLPQMFGYDPDIEPIGYDPDRAEELIDEAGFSGIELQLTVPTGRYLLGEEFGLALVDQINQLSNVTCEADIVDYGNFTDAWVSSRPLDMDFFIVGYGHPAWDGRETINSTLLNTDSQSRFGENPRYDELQDLFDRSIRAPRDEAEELTKEMNRLCVEERCWVFLHGQQALIGHNNALDYRGRQDELVTPLDSGINQ
- a CDS encoding ABC transporter permease, with translation MKFALRRVGQSVAVVWGIITLVFLLRFLTPIDPATLVAPDDATPALIEQIRQDLGLTDPIIVQYFRYLSEVARGDLGFSYGSGVHVNELIVNALPATLELAFASLIFAVIFSIPLGVLSAKRRGTNTDATTNIISLGGLSTPNFWLGIMLILLVPVQLGVLPTGGRVAPTESLLEWTKHMILPTVALGTYFMALLFRMTRNNVIEELNKEYVRAARAKGLPENIITVRYVLQNSMAPVITVAGLQLGLLIGGSVVVEAVFNWPGLGSLFIQALNTADWPIMQGILIVVGIGYVSINILVDILNAKLNPQVNLS
- a CDS encoding ABC transporter permease, which codes for MIKRRTLQSLKDELRSNPTAIIGVFIFTVLIFGGVFAPILAPHNPTTQYSDRTHQPPLGFGGESEQTQLVDGEIQTVVADNSGTLNHMLGTDANGRDILSRSLYGLRTSLLVAVTAMILSLIVGTTFGLIAGYYGGKTDDTIMRFVDVILAFPSLLMALALFGILGPMTVSVPDPFAALGLVENRPETTPFPGTVTLAISAVIWVWIARVARSEARQVRNLDYVTAGKTMGMSDFGIIKNHVLPNSLTPILVLGTVQLATIIIIESSLSFLGFSGTTLSLGFDIAFGRDYLSNSWWISSVPGLFIVAAVISINLLGDWFRDALDPDIQGGGR
- a CDS encoding ABC transporter ATP-binding protein; this encodes MNDAHPLLRVRDLSTKFFTKEGTINAADKISFDVNEGEILSIVGESGSGKSVTGRSLLGLIESPGKIVNGEIWYRSPSLREELDGDMVDGEYINLLSVSSSIRSSLLGKDFSMIFQDPEESFNQSLTVGRQIAEAVEVNKRAENGETYSNIDLLKDIVTPGAQYISEESYDRAVELLKLVDIPDYTERADEYPHQFSGGMLQRAMIAQAIACDPEFLVADEPTTGLDVTIQAGVINLLKNLQNELDLTVLLITHNLGVVSRLGDRTAVMYAGELFEVGPTDKVLNSPENPYTEGLLNSLPDLTDSNKYIEPISGNVPSLLDSEMGLGCSFADRCPAATDECTGSPPPTRAVNGDSGHRVTCLHAGDGDTEVPISIETNPTREEPRQDTNSKNIANND